A stretch of Rhizobium sp. TH2 DNA encodes these proteins:
- a CDS encoding LLM class flavin-dependent oxidoreductase has protein sequence MIHLGLSLTPFGHDPEAWQGAKREALGFDALLKQALLADEAGFDFVWLGDSMGERPVDALSPVATPFEPTTLASALATKTKNIGLIATAATHQHEPYNLARRFASLDWISHGRAGWAIAAGTNDVRDREYVELVGALWDSWEEDAFIYDKAAGRFFVPEKMHVLNHKGANFSVRGPLNVNRSPQGKPVLAAISNSPVAHLADVIFVLDGAPIAQVARERAEVRVIKSVTGFTGGAADVADIFEREAESGIDGFVLMPSTTAELGSFIETILPELIRRGLLRTALKRATLRDRLGLSRPVHPASLERAS, from the coding sequence ATGATCCATCTCGGTCTTTCCCTGACGCCCTTCGGGCATGACCCCGAGGCATGGCAGGGTGCGAAGCGCGAAGCGCTCGGTTTCGACGCCTTGCTGAAACAGGCCTTGCTGGCGGATGAGGCGGGCTTCGACTTCGTCTGGCTTGGCGACAGCATGGGCGAGCGGCCGGTCGATGCGCTTTCGCCAGTCGCCACTCCCTTCGAGCCCACAACACTCGCTTCGGCGCTGGCCACGAAGACAAAGAACATCGGCCTGATCGCCACCGCCGCGACGCACCAGCATGAGCCCTATAATCTGGCCCGCCGCTTTGCCTCGCTCGACTGGATCAGCCATGGCCGCGCCGGCTGGGCGATCGCTGCGGGGACAAACGACGTGCGGGACCGGGAATATGTCGAACTGGTCGGCGCGCTCTGGGATAGCTGGGAGGAGGATGCCTTTATCTACGACAAGGCGGCGGGACGGTTCTTTGTGCCCGAGAAGATGCATGTGCTGAACCACAAAGGCGCGAATTTCTCGGTTCGCGGGCCGCTGAATGTCAATCGCTCGCCGCAGGGCAAGCCGGTGTTGGCCGCGATCAGCAATTCGCCGGTTGCGCATCTGGCGGATGTGATTTTCGTGCTTGATGGCGCGCCGATCGCCCAGGTGGCGCGTGAGCGTGCAGAGGTGCGCGTTATCAAGAGCGTCACCGGCTTCACCGGCGGGGCGGCCGACGTTGCAGATATTTTCGAACGAGAAGCGGAAAGCGGGATCGATGGCTTTGTGCTCATGCCATCCACGACAGCGGAATTGGGTAGCTTCATCGAGACGATCCTGCCGGAATTGATCAGGCGCGGGCTGCTCCGGACAGCACTTAAGCGTGCGACATTGCGCGACCGCCTCGGCCTTTCCCGTCCAGTCCATCCGGCCAGCCTGGAGCGCGCATCATGA
- a CDS encoding LLM class flavin-dependent oxidoreductase, with protein MSDHKMRLGAFLMAGGHHISSWRHPDAYAPAGTSIEHFIELAQIAERGKFDMLFVEDAAAIRERNPDMASQAARSTMFEPLSLLAALAVNTSHIGLVATASTTYNEPYGLARTFAAIDQLSGGRAGWNLVTSASELEAENFASSGLRPHSERYERAEEFADAALALWDSVEDGAYLAGGQFADPARLHPVHHKGKHFTVDGILESPRSPQGRPIMVQAGASDVGKELAARTADVVFAASQTIGEARAYYADVKQRLVKYGRQPDDIKILPGISPIVAETESEARAKYQALQELIPDAVGVALLASYLSIGDLSAHPIDGPLPDIPQTQAMQSRQQLIVDLGKRENLSIRDLARNFAGARGHWQVFGTPAQIADAMEERFLAGAADGFNVMAPLFPSGLEDFVAMVIPELQRRGLFRTEYEGRTLRENLGVGAPAKR; from the coding sequence ATGAGCGATCACAAGATGAGACTCGGCGCCTTCCTGATGGCGGGAGGACATCACATTTCGTCCTGGCGGCATCCGGATGCCTATGCGCCGGCCGGCACGAGCATCGAGCATTTCATCGAGTTGGCTCAGATTGCCGAGCGCGGCAAGTTCGACATGTTGTTCGTTGAGGATGCAGCAGCGATCCGCGAGCGCAATCCAGATATGGCGAGCCAGGCCGCGCGGTCGACCATGTTCGAACCGCTCAGTCTGCTGGCGGCACTGGCCGTCAATACATCGCATATCGGCCTCGTCGCCACGGCATCGACGACCTATAACGAGCCCTATGGCCTGGCGCGGACCTTCGCCGCGATCGACCAGCTGAGCGGCGGCCGAGCCGGGTGGAACTTGGTGACATCGGCAAGCGAACTCGAAGCCGAGAACTTTGCCAGCAGCGGGCTCAGGCCGCACTCCGAACGCTACGAGCGGGCGGAGGAATTCGCCGATGCGGCGCTCGCGCTGTGGGATAGCGTGGAGGATGGGGCATATCTGGCCGGCGGGCAATTTGCCGATCCAGCGCGGCTTCACCCCGTTCATCACAAAGGCAAGCATTTCACGGTGGACGGCATTTTGGAAAGTCCGCGCTCGCCGCAGGGCCGACCGATCATGGTGCAAGCTGGCGCCTCCGATGTCGGCAAGGAACTGGCGGCACGGACGGCCGATGTCGTCTTCGCCGCGTCCCAGACGATCGGCGAGGCGCGAGCCTACTATGCCGACGTGAAGCAGCGGCTCGTCAAATACGGCCGGCAGCCGGACGACATCAAGATTTTGCCGGGCATCTCGCCGATCGTGGCCGAGACCGAAAGCGAGGCACGGGCGAAATACCAGGCTTTGCAGGAGTTGATCCCGGATGCGGTGGGCGTGGCGCTGCTCGCGAGCTATCTCAGCATCGGCGATCTCTCCGCCCATCCGATCGATGGACCGCTGCCGGATATCCCCCAGACCCAGGCCATGCAAAGCCGCCAGCAATTGATCGTCGATCTCGGAAAACGTGAGAACCTGTCGATCCGCGATCTCGCCCGCAATTTCGCCGGCGCGCGCGGGCATTGGCAGGTGTTCGGCACGCCAGCCCAGATTGCCGATGCGATGGAAGAGCGCTTCCTCGCCGGTGCCGCGGATGGTTTCAATGTGATGGCGCCGCTGTTTCCCTCAGGACTCGAAGATTTCGTGGCCATGGTGATCCCTGAACTCCAGCGGCGTGGACTGTTCCGGACCGAATATGAAGGCCGCACGCTGCGCGAAAATCTCGGCGTCGGCGCGCCGGCCAAGCGATAG